Proteins encoded in a region of the Myxosarcina sp. GI1 genome:
- a CDS encoding glycine zipper family protein translates to MKTNYKRATGVFKSREDIENALRALKDNGFNMDNVSLLARDLEGVESADEVTEQHGNEASEGAGIGATTGTVLGGIGGFLVGAGVLAIPGVGPVLAAGVGISEIAATLAGAGIGAAAGGIVGALVGLGIPEEKAKVYEDRIKAGDYLLMVTGTENEVESAASILRDRHIQEFEIYDARDLDNQDREVVNDNRPMASRNEVVTERRETVTREDATKKIDIDNDNEAEVFIVDKTQKDL, encoded by the coding sequence ATGAAAACTAACTATAAAAGAGCCACAGGCGTTTTTAAAAGTCGAGAAGATATAGAAAACGCGCTACGCGCTCTTAAAGATAATGGCTTCAATATGGATAATGTCTCCCTACTAGCAAGAGATCTAGAAGGTGTAGAGAGTGCAGATGAAGTAACCGAACAACACGGTAATGAAGCTTCAGAAGGCGCAGGTATTGGTGCGACTACTGGTACGGTTTTAGGCGGTATTGGTGGATTCTTAGTTGGTGCTGGCGTATTGGCTATTCCTGGTGTAGGACCCGTCCTCGCCGCTGGAGTAGGAATTTCTGAAATTGCCGCTACCCTCGCAGGTGCTGGTATTGGTGCGGCAGCAGGTGGTATTGTCGGTGCTTTAGTCGGTTTGGGTATCCCCGAAGAAAAAGCCAAAGTCTACGAAGATCGCATTAAGGCTGGCGACTATTTACTCATGGTTACGGGTACGGAAAATGAAGTAGAATCAGCAGCCTCTATTTTGCGCGATCGCCACATTCAAGAGTTTGAAATTTATGACGCTCGCGATCTTGATAACCAAGATAGGGAGGTAGTAAACGATAATCGTCCTATGGCAAGTCGCAATGAAGTCGTTACCGAACGGCGCGAAACAGTTACTAGAGAAGATGCTACCAAGAAAATTGATATCGATAACGACAACGAAGCAGAAGTATTTATCGTTGACAAGACTCAAAAAGATCTCTAA
- a CDS encoding MOSC domain-containing protein — protein sequence MAYLAGIYIYPIKSLDGVAVKSTRLLASGAIEHDREWALFDEENKFVNGKNNAKVHLVRSSFANDFNQLTLNIHNGDSQKVFNLDRDREDIENWLGDYFGFLVRLKRNIQTGFPDDLNANGPTVISTATIETVASWFDNISVAEMRSRLRANLEIDGVPAFWEDRLFASEHDTVSFKIGDVLFEGVNPCQRCVVPTRDTLTGKGDPQFTKKFVAKRRETLPDWANRDRFNHFYRLSVNTNVPRSQADKVIILGDKVEIVSSSFN from the coding sequence ATGGCTTATCTTGCTGGTATTTATATTTATCCCATCAAATCTTTAGACGGAGTCGCTGTAAAAAGTACGAGATTATTGGCTAGTGGCGCGATCGAACACGATCGAGAATGGGCTTTGTTTGACGAAGAAAATAAATTTGTCAACGGGAAAAATAACGCCAAGGTGCATTTAGTTAGATCGTCTTTCGCTAATGATTTTAACCAGCTTACGTTAAATATTCACAATGGCGATAGCCAGAAAGTTTTTAATTTAGATCGAGATAGAGAGGATATAGAAAACTGGTTAGGCGATTATTTTGGCTTTCTCGTCAGATTAAAAAGAAACATTCAAACAGGCTTCCCCGACGATCTTAATGCCAATGGTCCCACTGTTATTAGTACCGCCACCATCGAAACAGTAGCATCTTGGTTTGACAATATTAGCGTAGCTGAAATGCGATCGCGCCTACGGGCTAATTTAGAAATAGATGGCGTACCTGCATTTTGGGAAGATCGCTTATTCGCCAGCGAACACGATACCGTTTCTTTTAAAATTGGGGATGTTTTGTTTGAAGGTGTTAATCCCTGTCAGCGTTGTGTAGTTCCTACCAGAGATACTCTTACAGGAAAGGGCGATCCGCAATTTACTAAAAAATTTGTTGCCAAACGTCGCGAAACTCTACCTGATTGGGCAAATCGCGATCGCTTCAATCATTTTTATCGCCTCAGCGTCAATACTAATGTACCGCGATCGCAAGCAGACAAAGTTATTATTCTGGGTGACAAAGTAGAAATAGTTAGTAGTTCGTTTAATTAA